In the Streptomyces cinnamoneus genome, ACGCGGCCCTGGCGGCCGCGACGGCCGCGTCGACCTCCTCGGCGGACGCGAACGCGACCCGCGTCGTCGCGGCCCCGGTGGCCGGGTCGGTGACCTCGCCGAACCGGCCGGAGGTCCCTTCGACGGCCTTGCCGTCGATCCAGTGGTGGACGGTCTTCATGCCTGGCCTCTCTCTCACGCTCACAGGTAACGGCGGCGGGCGGCGGCGTCGCGCTCGTACTCCTCCCGGGCGGCGACGGCCGCCGGGCGGGTCGCGGTCTCGGCCACGGGCACATCCCACCACGCCTGCGCCGGGGGTGTCCCGGGCACGGGGTCGGCGGTCTCGGTCTCGACGTGGACGCAGGTGGGCCGGTCCGAGGCGCGGGCCTCGGCGAGGGCGTCGCGCAGTTCGAGGACCGTGCGGGCGCGGAGCACGGACATGCCCAGGGACGCGGCGTTGGCGGCCAGGTCCACGGGCAGCGGGTCGCCGGTGTACGTGCCGTCGGGCGCCCGGAAGCGGTACGCGGTGCCGAACCCCTCGCCCCCCACGGCCCGCGAGAGCCCGCCGATCGAGGCGTAGCCGTGGTTCTGGACCAGGATCACCTTGATGGCGATGCCCTCCTGTACGGCGGTGACCAGTTCGGTCGGCATCATCAGGTACGTGCCGTCGCCGACGAGCGCCCACACCGGCCGGTCCGGGGCGGCCAGGCGCACCCCGATGGCCGCCGGGATCTCGTAGCCCATGCAGGAGTAGCCGTATTCGAGGTGGTACTGGCGGCGGGAGCGGGCCCGCCAGAGCTTGTGCAGGTCGCCGGGGAGCGAGCCCGCCGCGTTGATCACCACGTCCTCGTCGCCGACGACGGCGTCGAGCGCGCCGACGACCTGCGCCTGGGTGGGCCGCCGGCCGTCGCCGTCGGCGCGCCAGGAGTAGGCGTAGTCGACCGCCGCCTCCCATTCGGCCTTCCCGGCGGTGTACGCCCTGACGTAGTCCTCCGCGACCCGGTGGCCCTTCAGCCCCTCCGTCAGCGCCTCCAGCCCGGCGCGGGCGTCGGCGACCAGCGGCAGGCCGGCGAGCTTGTGGGCGTCGTAGGAGGAGATGTTGAGGTTGACGAACCGCACGTCGGGCGCGGCGAAGAGGGTCGAGGACGCGGTGGTGAAGTCGCTGTAGCGGGTGCCGGCGCCGATGACGAGGTCGGCGCCCCGGGCCAGCGCGTCGGCCACGGCGGTGCCCGTGTGGCCGACGCCGCCCACGTCGGCCGGGTGGTCGTGGCGCAGCGAGCCCTTGCCCGCCTGGGTGGAGGCCACCGGGATGCCGGTGGCGTCGGCGAGGGCGCGCAGGGCGTCCTCGGCCTCGCTGTGGTGGACGCCCCCGCCGGCGATCAGCAGCGGGCGGCGGGCGGCGCGCACCGCGCTGACGGCTGCGGCCAGTTCGGCGGGGTCGGGGGCGGGGCGGCGCACGTGCCAGACGCGGTCGGTGAAGAAGTCCTCGGGCCAGTCGTACGCCTCGGCCTGGACGTCCTGGGGCAGGGCGAGGGTGACGGCCCCGGTCTCGACGGGGTCGGCGAGCACCCGCGCCGCCTGGAGGGCGGCCGGGATCAGCGCCTCGGGGCGGACGACGCGGTCGAAGTAGCGGGAGACGGGGCGCAGGCAGTCGTTGACCGAGACGTCTCCGGCACCGGGGTGTTCGAGCTGTTGCAGGACGGGGTCGGCGGGCCGGGTGGCGAAGGTGTCGCCGGGGAGGA is a window encoding:
- the iolD gene encoding 3D-(3,5/4)-trihydroxycyclohexane-1,2-dione acylhydrolase (decyclizing); translation: MTRRLTVAQALVEFLAHQYTERDGRRRRLVAACWGIFGHGNVAGVGQALLETGDALPYLQGRNEQAMVHAAVGYARQCDRLSAHAVTTSIGPGATNLVTGAALATVNRLPVLLLPGDTFATRPADPVLQQLEHPGAGDVSVNDCLRPVSRYFDRVVRPEALIPAALQAARVLADPVETGAVTLALPQDVQAEAYDWPEDFFTDRVWHVRRPAPDPAELAAAVSAVRAARRPLLIAGGGVHHSEAEDALRALADATGIPVASTQAGKGSLRHDHPADVGGVGHTGTAVADALARGADLVIGAGTRYSDFTTASSTLFAAPDVRFVNLNISSYDAHKLAGLPLVADARAGLEALTEGLKGHRVAEDYVRAYTAGKAEWEAAVDYAYSWRADGDGRRPTQAQVVGALDAVVGDEDVVINAAGSLPGDLHKLWRARSRRQYHLEYGYSCMGYEIPAAIGVRLAAPDRPVWALVGDGTYLMMPTELVTAVQEGIAIKVILVQNHGYASIGGLSRAVGGEGFGTAYRFRAPDGTYTGDPLPVDLAANAASLGMSVLRARTVLELRDALAEARASDRPTCVHVETETADPVPGTPPAQAWWDVPVAETATRPAAVAAREEYERDAAARRRYL